One Streptomyces sp. NBC_00223 genomic window carries:
- a CDS encoding YbhB/YbcL family Raf kinase inhibitor-like protein, which translates to MILLGRLLNNRRAGETHMAWNLPNLQGPELLALTSQDFGHGDVMPLKHGAKHIGGDDLSPHLAWTPPPPGTAQLLLVVEDIDVPLAKPAVHCVALIDPAAEHLEPGALAARQPATGVRVLRSTVGRGYHGPAPIKGHGPHHYTFQLFALATPVDSAPGTTPVDRARPRVLLPAITAPVLDRARLTATFER; encoded by the coding sequence ATGATCCTCCTCGGCCGACTCCTGAACAACCGCAGAGCAGGCGAGACCCACATGGCGTGGAACCTGCCCAACCTGCAAGGGCCCGAGCTGCTGGCCCTCACCAGCCAGGACTTCGGCCACGGCGACGTCATGCCGCTGAAGCACGGCGCGAAGCACATCGGCGGCGACGACCTGTCCCCCCACCTGGCCTGGACCCCGCCGCCGCCCGGCACCGCCCAACTCCTCCTGGTCGTCGAGGACATCGACGTCCCCCTGGCCAAGCCCGCCGTGCACTGCGTCGCCCTGATCGACCCGGCGGCCGAACACCTGGAGCCCGGCGCCCTCGCCGCGCGGCAGCCCGCCACCGGGGTACGGGTGCTGCGGTCCACCGTCGGACGCGGCTACCACGGGCCCGCACCCATCAAAGGCCACGGGCCACACCACTACACCTTCCAACTGTTCGCCCTCGCAACCCCCGTGGACAGCGCCCCCGGCACGACGCCAGTGGACCGGGCACGGCCCCGCGTCCTCCTGCCCGCCATCACCGCCCCCGTCCTCGACCGCGCCCGCCTGACCGCCACCTTCGAACGCTGA
- a CDS encoding cellulose-binding domain-containing protein: MALVLSTVTALPASGAASGCTVTYTTNEWSGGYTANIHVTNLGSAVNGWKVGWTYPGDQHVTSAWNATVTQSGKAIVATDAGYNASLPSNGSTDFGLQGTWAQSDTAPTSFTLNGVACNGTGNPPTTPPTTPPTTPPTTPPTTPPTTPPTTPPTTPPTTPPTNPPAGCGSAVICANFEDQTGSSPSGDWGFAAPDCSGTGTLSVDTSVAHSGSRSIRVNGKAGYCNHAFLSSSKDLSNVGPVMYVRLWVRHTTALPSGHVAFVSMPDSSQGGKALRIGGQNGALQWNRETDDATLPAQSPAGVAQSSPLPTNSWQCLRFSIDTSAPKGDTWLNDTLVPGLHLDGVPTQDIDQQWLSRTTPPRPTGLRLGWENYSTGDDTLWFDDVAVGSSPIGC, encoded by the coding sequence GTGGCCCTCGTGCTGTCCACCGTGACGGCGCTGCCCGCGAGCGGCGCCGCCTCGGGTTGTACCGTCACGTACACCACCAACGAGTGGTCCGGCGGCTACACCGCCAACATCCACGTGACCAACCTCGGCTCGGCCGTCAACGGCTGGAAGGTCGGGTGGACCTACCCCGGCGACCAGCACGTCACGTCTGCGTGGAACGCCACCGTCACCCAGTCCGGCAAGGCGATCGTCGCGACCGACGCGGGCTACAACGCCTCGCTGCCGAGCAACGGTTCGACCGACTTCGGCCTCCAGGGCACCTGGGCCCAGTCGGACACCGCGCCGACCAGCTTCACCCTGAACGGCGTCGCCTGCAACGGCACCGGCAACCCGCCGACCACACCCCCCACCACCCCGCCCACGACGCCTCCGACCACTCCGCCCACGACACCCCCCACCACCCCTCCGACCACGCCCCCCACGACTCCGCCCACCACTCCTCCGACCAACCCCCCGGCCGGCTGCGGCAGTGCGGTGATCTGCGCCAACTTCGAGGACCAGACCGGCAGTTCACCCTCGGGTGACTGGGGATTCGCGGCGCCCGACTGCTCGGGCACCGGCACCCTCAGCGTCGACACCTCCGTTGCCCACAGCGGAAGCCGGTCGATCCGGGTCAACGGCAAGGCCGGCTACTGCAACCACGCGTTCCTGTCCAGCAGCAAGGACCTGTCCAACGTCGGCCCGGTGATGTACGTCCGTCTGTGGGTGCGTCACACCACCGCGCTGCCGTCCGGCCACGTCGCGTTCGTCTCGATGCCGGACTCCTCCCAGGGCGGCAAGGCCCTGCGGATCGGCGGCCAGAACGGCGCACTGCAGTGGAACCGTGAGACGGACGACGCGACCCTGCCCGCGCAGAGCCCGGCCGGCGTCGCGCAGAGCAGCCCGCTGCCGACCAACTCGTGGCAGTGCCTGCGGTTCTCGATCGACACCTCCGCGCCGAAGGGCGACACCTGGCTCAACGACACGCTGGTGCCCGGCCTGCACCTGGACGGCGTACCGACCCAGGACATCGACCAGCAGTGGCTGAGCCGTACCACCCCGCCCCGCCCGACCGGCCTGCGCCTGGGCTGGGAGAACTACAGCACGGGTGACGACACCCTGTGGTTCGACGACGTGGCCGTCGGCTCCTCGCCGATCGGCTGCTGA
- a CDS encoding cellulose binding domain-containing protein, with protein sequence MRSTRHPNPRPPRRPSGRLLALLATFFGAALICAMTMVPAPAATPAAGQLQAQADVVGNATHFDGLGQPYGGCGVPQSQLDSQDFVALNVFNTPGDYGNYPRPLPDSLSAKKGAWDNGHNCGRWVQVTIGDYCTGTNDGAPNQAFCRNGSWTQDSYNGATLTMQVADSCADANAWCRDDPNHLDLDTPSLSRFTKSGAPVTGLADHWNNRHVSWSYVAAPNYTGDIKIGFLQGAQRYWGAVSVSHLPNGVHGVQYLADGTWHDAQMNSDMGQSFILNPTTTGGTDFSIRVRDVTDAYVFGGRTYNFSLPAACSSTCSAAYTAATYTTQGGSTTSPTTPPTTPPTTPPTTSPTTPPTTPPTTPPTTPPTTPPAGAGCSAAVTVTSSWPGGFQVDVNVTNKGQKALTGWAVKLTLPSGATIASVWNATVDSSAPATTLRNVAYNGSLGAGASTSFGMTLNGSGTSLGTPTCTGS encoded by the coding sequence ATGCGAAGTACCCGACACCCGAACCCACGCCCCCCACGCCGCCCCTCAGGGCGGCTCCTCGCGCTTCTCGCCACCTTCTTCGGCGCCGCGCTGATCTGCGCCATGACGATGGTCCCCGCGCCCGCGGCCACCCCCGCCGCCGGACAGCTCCAGGCCCAGGCCGACGTCGTCGGCAACGCCACCCACTTCGACGGCCTCGGCCAGCCCTACGGCGGCTGCGGCGTGCCCCAGTCCCAGCTGGACTCGCAGGACTTCGTCGCCCTCAACGTCTTCAACACCCCCGGCGACTACGGCAACTACCCCCGCCCGCTGCCCGATTCGCTGAGCGCCAAGAAGGGCGCCTGGGACAACGGCCACAACTGCGGCCGCTGGGTGCAGGTCACCATCGGCGACTACTGCACGGGGACGAATGACGGCGCGCCCAACCAGGCGTTCTGCCGCAACGGTTCGTGGACGCAGGACTCGTACAACGGCGCCACGCTCACCATGCAGGTCGCCGACAGCTGCGCCGACGCCAACGCCTGGTGCCGTGACGACCCGAACCACCTCGACCTCGACACCCCGTCGCTGAGCCGTTTCACCAAGAGCGGCGCCCCGGTCACCGGGCTCGCCGACCACTGGAACAACCGCCACGTGTCGTGGAGTTACGTGGCCGCGCCCAACTACACCGGTGACATCAAGATCGGCTTCCTCCAGGGCGCGCAGCGCTACTGGGGCGCCGTCTCGGTCTCGCACCTGCCTAACGGCGTGCACGGCGTGCAGTACCTCGCCGACGGCACCTGGCACGACGCCCAGATGAACAGCGACATGGGCCAGTCCTTCATCCTCAACCCGACCACCACGGGCGGCACGGACTTCAGCATCCGGGTGCGGGACGTCACCGACGCGTACGTGTTCGGCGGCCGGACGTACAACTTCTCGCTCCCCGCCGCCTGTTCGAGCACCTGCTCGGCGGCGTACACGGCTGCCACGTACACCACGCAGGGCGGTTCGACGACTTCGCCGACGACCCCGCCGACCACACCCCCCACCACCCCGCCCACGACGTCTCCGACCACCCCGCCGACCACTCCGCCCACGACGCCTCCGACCACCCCGCCGACGACGCCTCCGGCGGGCGCCGGATGCAGCGCGGCCGTCACCGTCACCAGCTCCTGGCCCGGTGGCTTCCAGGTGGACGTGAACGTCACCAACAAGGGGCAGAAGGCGCTGACCGGCTGGGCCGTCAAGCTCACCCTGCCCTCCGGCGCGACCATCGCCTCGGTCTGGAACGCGACGGTGGACAGTTCCGCGCCGGCCACCACATTGCGCAACGTCGCGTACAACGGGTCGCTCGGCGCCGGCGCGTCGACGTCCTTCGGCATGACGCTCAACGGCTCCGGTACGAGCCTGGGTACGCCGACCTGCACAGGGTCCTAG
- a CDS encoding DinB family protein, whose protein sequence is MSTIERPMPPLNTDERTTLEAWLDFHRATLAVKCAGLNDEQAATASVPPSGFTLTGLVQHMAEVERNWFRRVFAGEDAPPIHDPRADPRGPDGGFELAEGATLEGALATWNTEIARARELCTVHELTDTGRFLDQEVNLRWVYVHMIEEYARHNGHADLLRERIDGTTGV, encoded by the coding sequence GTGAGTACCATCGAACGCCCCATGCCGCCCCTGAACACCGACGAACGCACCACCCTCGAAGCCTGGCTCGACTTCCACCGCGCGACCCTCGCCGTCAAGTGCGCCGGCCTGAACGACGAGCAGGCCGCCACCGCCTCCGTACCGCCGTCCGGCTTCACGCTGACCGGCCTGGTGCAGCACATGGCGGAGGTGGAACGGAACTGGTTCCGCCGAGTGTTCGCCGGGGAGGACGCCCCGCCCATCCACGATCCGCGGGCCGACCCGCGCGGCCCCGACGGCGGCTTCGAACTGGCCGAGGGCGCGACCCTGGAGGGCGCACTCGCCACCTGGAACACGGAGATCGCCCGCGCACGGGAACTCTGCACGGTCCACGAGCTGACCGACACGGGCCGGTTCCTGGACCAGGAGGTCAACCTCCGTTGGGTCTACGTCCACATGATCGAGGAATACGCCCGCCACAACGGCCACGCCGACCTCCTGCGCGAACGCATCGACGGCACAACCGGCGTCTGA
- a CDS encoding GNAT family N-acetyltransferase has product MTALRIEPPHGDAMLGDWLHVHNTIIPTDPLTLDDVRERVRRHRLAVAYRGDTVVGCTTVRPPVDGSSTAVVIARVLPEHRGQGLGAELYARGLALARALGAEVVETVVLASNEDGLRFALRHGFVEFERYVLPGDTIPFVELRMR; this is encoded by the coding sequence ATGACCGCCCTCCGTATCGAGCCGCCGCACGGCGACGCCATGCTCGGCGACTGGCTGCACGTGCACAACACGATCATCCCCACCGACCCGCTCACCCTGGACGACGTGCGGGAACGTGTCCGGCGCCACCGCCTGGCGGTCGCGTACCGCGGGGACACCGTCGTGGGGTGCACGACCGTACGCCCGCCCGTGGACGGTTCGTCGACGGCCGTGGTGATCGCCAGGGTGCTCCCCGAACACCGCGGGCAGGGCCTCGGCGCGGAACTGTACGCGCGCGGGCTGGCCCTGGCGCGGGCGCTCGGCGCGGAGGTCGTCGAGACGGTCGTCCTCGCCTCGAACGAGGACGGACTGCGGTTCGCCCTGCGCCACGGCTTCGTAGAGTTCGAGCGCTACGTACTGCCGGGGGACACCATCCCCTTCGTCGAGCTGCGCATGCGCTGA
- a CDS encoding DUF6308 family protein, whose translation MDARILKVGGLDITVERAAEHVRRYFDEAGSRKAASAVKGRPFAYPAYDRMVTGSGPDELNDGDLLAPLLLNAGPTIAAVYSLQAVRPTLEAGLAAIPPDLTLRSAVREGRGAHRTLIEGLFGVLDAPGGVRGVGLTTLTKVLHRKRPLFLPLFDRRVKACYYGSGDKWPLRPVSGRTKAEFFARLAECMVDDLDSRPDEWAAVAKEAPADVPLLRVLDVVAWTRGTSA comes from the coding sequence GTGGACGCTCGCATACTCAAGGTCGGCGGTCTCGACATCACCGTGGAGCGCGCCGCGGAACACGTCCGCCGCTATTTCGACGAGGCCGGCAGCCGAAAGGCCGCAAGTGCCGTGAAAGGGCGACCGTTTGCCTATCCGGCGTACGACCGGATGGTCACCGGCAGTGGTCCCGACGAGCTGAACGACGGCGATCTCCTCGCCCCGCTGCTCCTGAACGCCGGGCCCACCATCGCCGCCGTCTACTCCCTCCAGGCGGTCCGGCCCACGCTGGAGGCCGGACTCGCGGCGATCCCGCCCGATCTGACGTTGCGATCCGCGGTACGTGAGGGCCGGGGAGCCCATCGGACGCTGATCGAGGGGCTGTTCGGCGTTCTGGACGCGCCCGGCGGTGTGCGCGGGGTCGGCCTGACGACGTTGACCAAGGTCCTCCACCGGAAGCGGCCGCTGTTTCTGCCGCTCTTCGACCGGCGGGTGAAGGCCTGTTACTACGGCTCCGGCGACAAGTGGCCCCTGCGGCCGGTGTCGGGGCGGACCAAGGCGGAGTTCTTCGCTCGGCTCGCCGAGTGCATGGTGGACGATCTCGACAGCCGGCCGGACGAGTGGGCGGCCGTGGCGAAGGAGGCCCCGGCCGACGTACCGCTGCTGCGCGTCCTCGACGTCGTGGCCTGGACCCGCGGCACATCGGCCTGA